In Humulus lupulus chromosome 7, drHumLupu1.1, whole genome shotgun sequence, the following are encoded in one genomic region:
- the LOC133792791 gene encoding cationic peroxidase 1-like — protein sequence MALNSLHSPISFKRSLCLFLFLVVLLNFKMASAQLSTDFYNSTCSKALSTIKAAVIKAVVKEHRMGASLLRLHFHDCFVNGCDASILLDDTSSINGEKTSAPNVDSVRGYDVIDTIKSKLESICPEVVSCADILAVAARDSVVALGGPSWKVELGRRDSTNASFTAANTQLPSSILDLDDLITTFSLKGFTEKELVALSGAHTTGEARCVMFRNRIYNETNIDSSLATSLKTNCSSSTADDDNLSSLDATSHVIFDNGYYKNLVKNKGLLHSDQQLFSGGSTDSLVTTYSEDADEFYKDFANAMIKMGQLSPLTGTNGQIRTDCRKVN from the exons ATGGCGTTGAACTCACTACACTCACCCATTTCCTTTAAAAGGTCACTATGCTTATTTCTCTTCCTAGTAGTACTTCTCAACTTCAAAATGGCTTCTGCTCAGTTGTCCACAGATTTCTACAACTCAACATGCTCCAAAGCGCTCTCCACCATCAAAGCTGCCGTCATAAAGGCCGTCGTCAAGGAACACCGAATGGGGGCGTCCTTGCTCCGCCTTCACTTCCACGATTGCTTCGTTAAT GGTTGTGATGCATCTATTCTATTAGATGACACTTCAAGCATCAACGGAGAGAAGACATCAGCGCCAAATGTAGACTCCGTGAGAGGTTACGATGTAATTGACACTATAAAGTCTAAACTCGAAAGTATTTGCCCTGAGGTCGTTTCTTGTGCAGATATACTAGCCGTTGCAGCTCGTGATTCTGTTGTTGCA TTGGGGGGCCCTTCTTGGAAGGTTGAGTTAGGAAGAAGAGACTCGACAAATGCAAGTTTCACTGCGGCAAATACCCAACTCCCATCTTCAATATTGGATCTTGATGATCTCATAACTACTTTCTCACTGAAGGGATTTACCGAAAAAGAACTGGTAGCGCTTTCAG GAGCTCATACTACAGGCGAAGCTAGGTGCGTTATGTTTCGAAACCGAATCTACAATGAGACGAACATCGATTCTTCATTGGCAACATCGTTGAAAACCAACTGCAGTTCAAGCACAGCTGATGATGACAACCTTTCTTCACTTGACGCCACAAGCCATGTTATATTTGATAATGGTTATTACAAGAATTTGGTGAAGAACAAGGGGCTCTTGCATTCGGATCAGCAACTCTTTAGTGGGGGCTCTACAGATTCTCTGGTCACCACTTACAGTGAAGATGCTGATGAGTTCTATAAGGATTTCGCCAATGCCATGATCAAAATGGGGCAACTCAGCCCGCTAACAGGGACCAATGGTCAGATTCGTACCGATTGCAGGAAGGTCAACTAA